One Mycolicibacterium sp. TUM20985 genomic window, CAGTCGCGGCAACAGACCGTCGGCGGGCGAAACGGCTCTGCCGCAACCCAACCGGTTCTAGTTCCCCAGCATCCCTAGGCATAGGTGCCTTGGTCATCCATGGGACACGTGACATCGCCGCCGGTAAATCGGCGCCGACCTCGCGGGACAGAACGCTAGCGGCTTATCGTGCGCGGGATCGCGATGGCGGCGAGCTTGTCGGGGTTGTTGATGGCGTAGAAGTTGCCGATCTTCCCGTCGATGACATCGACGGTGAACATGGCTTCGAGGTGGTCGCCGCGGTAGATGACCACCGCTGGGGCGCTGTTGCATACGATCGTCTCGAACCGCAGGTCCGGCATGCGCTTCTTTGCCACCCGGAAGAGTGCGATGACGGTGCTCGCTACCCTCTCCGCGCCCACCACCGGCCGGCGGATCCCGGCAGCCTTGCCGCCGCTGTCGGTGGTCCAGGTGGCGCCCGGTGCGAGCATCGACAGCAGTCCATCGATGTCACCGGTGGCGGCTGCAGTCATGAACTCTTCAGTGATCTGTACAGTTCTGGCGGCGTCGACGGGCTCGAACCGCTTGCGACGGGCCTGGACGTGCTTGCGGGCGCGGTGCGCCATCTGGCGCACCGTTGTCACGGATTTGACGACCGCTCCGGCGATTTCGTCGTAGTCGAAGCCGAACACCTCGCAAAGCACGAACACCGCGCGCTGGTCAGGGGTGAGCGTCTCGAGCAGGATGAGCATGGCCATGGACACCGACTCGGCTAGGACGACGTCCGCCGACGGGTCCCGCGCGTCGAGCAGCAGCGGCTCGGGCAGCCAAGGGCCGATGTAGTCTTCGCGACGGCGGGCGCTGGCCCGCAACGCGTTGAGCGCTTGTCGGGTCACCAGTTGCGCCAGGTATGACTTGGTGTCGCGCACGGTCGCGAGTTTCACGTCGGCCCACCGTAGATAGCTGTCCTGCAGCACGTCGGATTCCGTTGCCGAGCCGAGGATTTCGTAGGTGATCGTGAACAGCAGCGGCCGCAGACCGCTCGGCATGCTCGTCGGCGGTACTCACGGCCTCGTGAACAGGTCTTGTTCGAACGGCGGCTGCGTGGGACGCTTGCCGCCTTTGAGCCAGAACGTGGAGCCGGGCTTGCGGGCTTCCCGGCGGATGTCCCGCACCGTGCCCTTGGTGCCCGCCTGCTTGATCGACGCGCCCACACGGCCGCCGACGTAGAAGTTCACCGGCGTGTCGTCCTTGCGAGTGAAGTGAGCTACGGCGGCTCGCCGGCCTAGGCTGACGCACGACCCCACGAACGCCAGGTCCAGCGGGGCGGGCTGGGTGCAAGTGATACGGCTCAGCACGGTGTCGGCGGCGTGGGCGCCCATGGGTAGAGCGGTATAGCAGCTCATTCGCCGTGGCCGGCCCGACGGCGAGGCGGAGTCACCGGCCGCGACGATGCGGTCGTCGTCGACGCTGGTCAGCGTCTCGTCGGTGAGCAGCCTGCCCAAGGCGTCGGTGTGTAGACCGCTGCGGACGGCCAGTTCCGGCACGCCGAATCCGGCGGTCCAGATGGTGATCGTGCTGGGCCGAACCGCACCGTCGGCAAAGACCAACTACGTCATCTACGCCATCGGCAGCACCGGAATGACGCCTGCAGCGGTGCCCGGTGCGGGCGAGTTCGCCTATTCGGTAGCCGAACTGGAGCAGGCGCAGCGACTGCGCGTGGCTGTCGACGAGATGGATCCCGACGCTCCCGTCACCGTTGTCTGGGCTGGACTCACCGGCATCGAGACGGCCTCCGAATTGGCCGAGCAAGGCCGCGTCGTCACGCTGGTCTGCGGCGGACAACTGGCTCCTGCGTTCTCGACACCGGCCCGGCGGTCGGTGGCCAAGTGGCTCGCCAAGAACGGCGTCGTCGTGTTGGAGGCCGACGTGGTCCCAGGTTTAGCCTAGGGTTAGCCCAGGCGCAGTTCGTAGTCCAGCTGGCGGCCCGTGGCCAGCTCAACGGTCCGCGCGGTCGTGGCGATGCGGGTGGCGCTGTCCACCACCAGTCGGACGCCCTCACCGAGGAGCGTGCCGTAGTCCGCGGTGGCCTCGCCGGTGCCGGCCGCAAACTGGTGCAGCCGGAGTCGTTCGACGAACTTCGGGCGCGGGTTGACCAGAGCGATGTCAACGTCGGCGCTTAGTGGTCTGGTTCGTTAGTTCGTCGGGGGTCATGCGGCTTGGGTCGCCCGTTGGTGCTGGTCGAGTCGTTCGAGGTGCCGATTGAGATCGGCTGTGGTGTATTTCCATTTGAACGGAAGGGCAGTCGCGTTGTACCGGTATTCGAAGGCAAGCTGAATCACCCGAGGTTTCGTGCCGCCTCCATGGTGGGCTGTTCCTCGGGGTTGAGGGCAGCGTAGTAGATGGTTTCGAACTCATTGGGTGGGACCAGCCCGATGCTCGAGTGGAGCCTGCTGTTGTTGTACCAGTCGACCCAGGCCGCGGTGGCGAACTCGACGTCGGCGATGGTCTTGTAGGGCCCGGCGTGGAAGATCGTGGTGCGGATGCA contains:
- a CDS encoding sigma-70 family RNA polymerase sigma factor, with product MPSGLRPLLFTITYEILGSATESDVLQDSYLRWADVKLATVRDTKSYLAQLVTRQALNALRASARRREDYIGPWLPEPLLLDARDPSADVVLAESVSMAMLILLETLTPDQRAVFVLCEVFGFDYDEIAGAVVKSVTTVRQMAHRARKHVQARRKRFEPVDAARTVQITEEFMTAAATGDIDGLLSMLAPGATWTTDSGGKAAGIRRPVVGAERVASTVIALFRVAKKRMPDLRFETIVCNSAPAVVIYRGDHLEAMFTVDVIDGKIGNFYAINNPDKLAAIAIPRTISR